In the genome of Impatiens glandulifera chromosome 6, dImpGla2.1, whole genome shotgun sequence, the window ttttaacgGAGTCAACATCAGTGTGTGCCATTACGAAAAGGTTGTTTACAAAACAAATATGAGTAATATTCTCCTCCATTCATTGTGGATGGTGGGTGTATGATTTGTTCTTCAACAACATTTTGATGATGTAATCAAATACCTCTATGATGAGGACAAAAGGTTAGGAAGAGAGGGGGTCTCCTTATCTTACCTTGTTTTCACCTTTGAAAAAAACCTAATGAATTCCATTGACACTAACTTGTCGGAGTAGCTACTCTTGGTGCTTTTGTAAAGGCATAGCGTAAGGAAGCTTTGCTTCTTCTTATTCATCTGGGGCGGATCACTCTCCTATGTAAGTAGCTTGGTCATCATCTGGCGCAAGGCCTGTCTGAGCTCTTTTTATCAAAAAGTCAAGGGTGTTTCGGGATTGTCATTTCAGGAGTGAGATGATTTCGTTGCCTCAAGCCAGATCTACTCATTTATTCGGATGCTCTTAGGTGGGAAGGGGTCGTATGAAGCCTAGATAACACTAAAAGGCCTCATACTCTTTTTCGCAGGTTGAATTCCTTATTCTTATTCAATGAAATGAGGAGTAAAAATACACTACCAAATCCAATCAATAAGAATAATAGGGAAACCTGAAacattcaaaaaattatgaataacaGACCACTTAATTGAGTCAAAAGCCTTCTGAATATCTATCTTAAAAGTCACCGAGGTGAAATAGATTTCTTACCATAACCTTTTAGAAGCCTCTGCATAAGTAGAATGTTATGCAATATAGTTTTACCCGAAATAAAAGCATATTGTCCTAGAATAACAATATTTAACATAActattttaacacgtttagaaatgatttttgaaattatatattttataaataacattgcaaCATGAAATAGGTCTAAAGTCTTGAATTCTCTCGAGTATTAGGCATTTCAGGATCAGATTGAGAACAGTAACGATCAATTTTTTAAGCATCCTTCGATTTTGAAAGAACTCAAGAACACCTTCGCAAACATCATGTCCAACAACATCTCAATTATCCTTGAAGAACCTAGAATTAAACCCATTAGGACGTGAACTCTTATCACTATTCATATTGAACAATGTTTGTCTGATTTTTTCTCTACTAACAATCTCAATCATCTTAGGAATCTCCTAAATAGTGACTTTCTTGATGACAATTTGAGAAAACAGGTTAACTTGACTTGTGATCTCCTTCCCAGTCCTATAAGCTTTTTGAAAACTCGAATGGTCTACTCATGAAATAATTGTTGCCCTGGTACAAATTCACCATTCTTGATTATTTGAACACAATTTCTTAAGTTCATCACAGAACATTTCCTGTAGAAAATGAGGTTTTTTATCACCAAGAGACAACCAGTTTTGTCTTGACTTTTACTTTTGCAAAGCACTCCTCTTGTGAACTAAATGTTTGGAAATTTGTAACTGCCTCATATTCTTCCAAAATCATGCCATCAAATGCCCATTCTCTAAGTACTTGTTTCTTCCGAATGTCTTCAAGAACAATTCTAGCCTAGAAATTCTTGTAGAAATATTGTTGAACCTTTTCCTATCAAACTTCTGAATATGACATTTGAGAAGCTAAAGTTTGATCTTATGTTGTTTAGCCTTTGAAAGATTTCACATATCTGAACATTTTAAACTTGCtactcaattaaaaatttcaaatgaatgaaaaataattcaacACATCAATAGAAAGAAAGTCAAGATATTTATGCCTttcaaaatatcatttccatcAGAATTCAAACTATTACATGAATAAACTCTTTTATGGATGCATGAGTTTCTTTtgttaattgaaattataaaagtCTACAACATGAAGATTTCTCTTATTTCTTCCAACAGTAAATATGTCTTCTCCAGCGACATTAAAGTCGTCTCGCTGTCATCAACATCCAACGACACTCCGATGAATCAAAGTCATCTCGTTGTCATCAATATTCAGCAACATTCCAGCGATTCAAACGTCACACGCTGTCATCAACATCCAGCAACACTCCGACGATTAAACGTCACTCGTTGTCATCAACATCCAGTGACACTCCGGTGATTCAAACCGTTACTCGTTGTCATCAACATCTCATCCCCTCGGCAACATCTTCTCTGCTCTCATAGTTGTCAAAAGCTCTTCCTCTTAGGTTGCTAACATTCCCATCAAAGCTCTTTCCAAGTCGATTTGAGGAAGTATGTGGCAAGTTGGGCAATCTCAACATCTATTACCCAACTTGAGGGGGAGTACTGTTGAATTATCTAATCATCTTGAATTTGTGTAATTTTTCTTACACTCAACATGTTGTTTTGTTTACACTCAACATGTTAAATGTTGTCGAGTCTTACCTATtatatgtttttcaaattttgttaataaaatttgttaCGCTTTTACATGTCTACTTGCAAAAATACATAGATTACAATTTCTTAAAagtaattctaaaattaaaaagattttttaattaataaatgttgaCTTGTGGGACTTGCGGAGAATAGTAGATTTTAAGATTAATATGCATGTtaataattattgatgattttgtagatgtatttgtatttttttaatttcaagtAAGATTTATGTATGATAAACTTTAGATTTTcatatattatgttaaaaatcaatatgaaaCTAATATTAAGATTATTATAACCaacaattatattgaatttttaaataaaaaattagaaatcaTACATCACACTACTTGTGCTTACTCACTGCAGCAAAATAGTGTGGTAGAAAGAAACATAAACATTTAATACAAGTTATAAGGTCTTTAATGATTGAGtcaaaattagaatattaattttggtcttttttattatttacttggAACTTATGTGATGAATAGAACTCCTTACTATGTCTTAAATGGTAAGACATCACTTAAAATATTTGTGGACAAAAACAAGAATATAAAAACCTTAGAGTTTTTAGATGCATTTtctatttaacaaataatttatcttttaaatcaaaattggTTAACAGATCAAGCTAATAAATGCATATTTGTAGGATATCCTTCAAACAAAAAGGATCCTAAACTGTATATACATCACAAATGAAACGTGTAAAACATCAAAAGAATATATGAAATGTGATATGTCTTAtcttttatgataaaatataaacttagaTTGTGATTATATGACTTTGGGTCACCAGAACATTGAAGTTCGAgaacaaaatgagaaataaagttcttttttacttttcagaatgaaacaaattattcaCTTAGAAGAAGTTCTAGATGTTCTTATCAACCAACTTGAATGAAAGACTATGGTGTAAGTTATGTAGAAACAAAGGAAAAACAAATATGTCTTTCTCATTTATATGTACCTGTATTGATTTAGAATATCTAGAATTTCTTGGTAACATTGATCAAATTTATGACCCAATCAGCTATAAACAAATTGTCTTAAGTCCATATTGGGTGAAGGCAATGAATGAAGAGCTGGAAAGTGgtatttatctttaatattattattgatattggTTTTGTTCTATCTGAAAATGATCGTTGTTTGTTTATTAAGATTGATCGTATCATTTTCCTTTTAATCGTATGTTGATTATAGTCTACTTGCTTGTATGGGTGAACATTGGGTGGTTTAATCTGAAATTCAATCCAATTCGAATtctaaatactaattcggattggatatttcggattggacTGAGATCGGATCAGATTGAGatcggattgaattaaatcggattggattaggattatccaaactattcaaactatctaaataaaaatatattttttaattaattttctttaaattaaatttaatctcaatataatatatattttacttatcatcacttgacaacgatatttatttttattattattatttttttattgtttttttcagaatcaaatttaataataataaaaaattcgaatttaaaaaaaaaaattaaaaaaaaaattaaaaaaattattgactaatttcaagcagatatatataaatattttttagtttggattatccaaaccattttcaattcaatccgtatccgatccgtattaattagtaaaatggtttggattacggattggataaacttagttttgatttaatacggatcggacaaaacgaattggttttacccatttgctcacccctacttGCTTGTAGTTCATTACAACATATTAGTGATATCAAAAAATCTGTTCATAATAGATTCCAAATTAAAGATTATTAGGTCTTGAAATAATGTATAATGATAAAGGGATTTACATTAACTAGAGAAAAAGCAATTTTGACCTGCTTTTAGACTTTGGTTTAATGAGTGTTAAATCATGTTTAACTCCTATACAAAAGGAATTAAATTGTCTAAAGAACCAACTAATGATGTTATTTATGATTTTGAGCAATATATAAAACTGTACTTAagttttattaaacaattatgtCAATAACAAACTTTTTTCCAATTCAGGtacttaattatttgaaagaaacaaTATTCTTAGATTTGCTATTTAtcagaaaataattttactatttttatatatttgtacaaaaaacacttaaaattcatttcaaaatttccaATTTTGAGGGGAGCGAAGAAATAGAGATTAAATTATTGGTTTTAAACAGAGAGTCAGTCTATTACTTCGAATAGATCGAAATTGAATtcttagttttaaatatattgttaatagTAAATTAGTTAGTAATAATTGTTAATCTAGGAGTATTAATAGGCAGTTAATTGATAGTTAGTAGATTAATTGTAAATCTCTTATATTGTTATTAAAGCATTTATCTAATTAGGAATTTAGGAGTTAAAAACCTGAAAAATTATGGACTTAATTTACTTTGTAACACTATAAATGgacaaataaaagaaatgatatgGATATAACTTTTCATTTCTACATTAAGCTTCTCTACACTCTCTTATACCtaatttcaatcaaattttaaatgattcatttttttttttatcaaattccactcataaatttatattaaataagtcaggaatatattaaattaattgatagtttatcaaaacaatgtctttcatttttttatctgTTGAGCACCAAAAGgattacatgaaaaaaaaaaaaaacttctttttaaaccatattatattttaatgtttttactctaattaagataattttatcCAACAAAGGTAGTAATTTCAATTATTGGACCTGCATTTTGTTGCAAccaaagaattatttattaaaatcattaaaattcaATTGAATCTTTTATATCTAATTTCCAATCCAAATTATTCCGTTTGTGCTAGTTTTTTTCGTCTGGTTTACCTGATAATTGACCTATTGATGCTGATATTTATATCTCTTGACCCAATTCTATCTTAAAtacaaacacaaataaatataaaacatcattaatatatctatttttcatattttatgaaagtaattaagattatttctttatatactataaaattttcaaacatattacactttatataataaaaatataattttatctcttaaatttttttttttaaaagatacaTGATATATTGTCTTTTGAAACAgaacaataataatagtaaaaaaatctctaaaataGAACAGGATAAGACGATAAATATACTCACAACTCTAACCCTcgtctttatttataaaaaaaataaaagaaaagaaaattgtcTAAAGAATGGTCCCACGGTGATTTGCCAAAACTGTGCAGGGCAAAAATGGTATTAAAAAAGTCTCCGAAATAGACCGGACGAGATGATAAGTTTACCCCGGCTCTAACCCGATCCACGTCCCTACTTTTAATTGGATGATATAAATGGTGCCCACAGTGATTTGCGGTACTAAAAAAATGTCTCCGAAATAGAACGAGACGGGTCTAGTAAGTCTAGACCCCGCTCCAACCCGACCCGCATACCTAGTTATAACCCTAATCCTCCGAGAGTTTTACCGAACCGCTTACAACCCTAGTTATATTGCTGcgctaaataataaattgttttttattttttttattatcaagtTAGTggaaatataaatagatttttcaGCTCACATTGCCTGTGTTTTGTTCATTCTCACTCGCCACCCGCTAGGGTTCACTTTCGTTCTCAATCGATTGTTAGGATTTCTGTCATTTCTCAAAAATTTTAAGCTTGTAAGCAAGAATTCATGATTCGTGAGTCTCTCACTAGCTAGAAAAGGTACGTTTTGTCTATCTTGGACCTTTCAGAAACTCGATTCTGTCTCTCCTTCCATGGTTTTCGTTATGACTAACCAGGGTTTTGTTTTCTACAGTGAGATGGCTTTATTGGAAGGTGAACATCTACCGAAAGCTGACGATGACAGAGAGGAAGGTATGTTATCAAAGATTGTAAGTTCTGAGAATGTTGTGGATAACGTCAATGTATCTATAGGTAGGGGAAATGTAGTTGGTGTTGATATAAACCCAGAAAAGAGTAAAGAAATTAAGGTTTCTCTGAAGCATGATGTACCGATTCAAGTTCTTGATGATGATTCTAGGCTTCCAGATGTTGTTTTGGAACAGGGAAATCTAGAAATGAAATCTTCTATGAGAAGTGAAAACTTACCACAGAGATTAAGTGTCGGTGAATTGAATGCAAAGATGGTTGAATCTGATGGATCTCACTTTGATTCAAAGATTTCCATCTATGATGAGTTTTCCGCTTCAGGACCAAGTAAAGCCTTGGTAAGAACACCTCAATTTTCTATGGGCCATCATTATGAAGTTGGAGATCTAGTTTGGGGAAAGGTGAAATCACATCCATGGTGGCCTGGACATATATACAGCGACACATTTGCTTCCCCTGCAGTTCGAAGAACAAAAAGACCCGGTCATTACTTAGTTGCTTTCTTTGGTGATAGTAGTTATGGATGGTTTCCTACAGAGGAGCTTGTCCCCTTTGAACCTAATTTTGATGAGAAATCGCAGCAGACAAACTCAAGAAATTTTGTTAAAGCTGTTGAAGAAGCTGTTGATGAGATTAGACGCAGAAGTGGTATGGGCTTGTCATGCAGATGTAGAAACACATATAATTTCCGCCCTACTAAATTTGAAGGATATTTTTCTGTTGATATCAATGGGCATGAATTGGGTGGAATTTATTCTATGAATCAGATTGAGAAGGCAAGGGACTTGTTACAGCCTAAAAAAACACTTGACAACATTAAAATCGCAGCACAAATGCCTTTAGATGTTGATTATCATGACATTAGAGTGATACATAATAATGCTGCTACATTTGCTTATCGGAGATCTGTATATGAAGAGTTTGACGAGACATATGCTCTAGCATTTGGTCAGAAGCCAATTCATCGTCCTCCCATATCGTCCGACACCATTGCTCAGACAGACAGGGAAATCAGAGGTATTATCAGTTGCTTTAAACCTTTCTTCTATTTCTTGCAATTGTTGATCTGAGTATCTGATAGTTGAGAATTCATTGAGCTGCTGTTGAGAAACATTGATTTTTGTATCATTTGAATTCCAATGTTCATTTCTTGCACAATCATCTGATAGAAGTTCTATAGACTTATTATATTCTCATGTGAATTATGTGCCTTCTTCTCCTGTAATTGTAAGCTAGGAAATTTGTTGATACTTTTTATTGTCTAGTaacacaacatttttttaaatatataatcctATTTCCATCTTTAGGTGTTGTAATTAGTCGCATACCATTCTCACAGACATGCTGCTCCTTTTAAGAGTATCTGGCAGAAATTCATTTGTTAGTCCTGAACTTTTATTCTTTAGTTAATACTTATATACTATGgctcatttgaaaaaaaaacaaaaaactgtGCCAACCGAATTTCTCAGCTGGTTGTGAATACTAATTGGATTTGGTTttcccatttggaaacacctaGATCCAGAAACATATTTGgattagattatgtttgaaaattaaacttagTTAGATACACATTCAACAAGTGAATTTATTGGTTGTTTCTCATATGGATCCGGTTACAGAAACATAAACTACAAGTGTTACCAAATGGGAAAATGTGCTTATAGCCTAGTGGTGGGATGCCATGGCAGTGAAGGGGTTGTGCTAGCTTTCTCCAGGAAAAAACCActggttgaaaaaaaaaaatcccgaGTGGGTTAGATATCTGTTACTTAATATATGATATAAGACAAATATAGTAAGATTTATAGTTTATGTTTAATCTATGGTGCTAGAAGTATAGAAAGGTTAATTGATGGATTTTATAAGATGAATAACCTTCATTCCTAGAAGCTCTGTATTCCAAATTCAGTTGTACAGCTCCAGGTTATTTGAATTTACATGTTCTTGCAATGGATAAACATAATGTTGATATGAATCCCAATCCCAATGAGAAATCGcaaatttctaattttgttggattttattttattttttattattaggtTGGATGAATAAGTTTTTGTCAATGTTCCAATTTTGGTTTCTAGATATCATTCAAGCTAACCTAGATTATAACCATTATTTTCAGCTCCATTGAGTGGTCCCCTGGTCATTCCAGAAGCCATGGGAAAGAAAAAGAGCTCCCCCAAGCTTAACAAAGCAAAGGAAACAATCAAAGACAAATTCCTATTCAAACGAAGAGATGAGCCAAATGAACAGAATACAAAACCGAATCAGCAGATGGAAAATTCAAATTCGCCCCCACCTAACACAGAAAGAGTGTCTTCTGTCCAGACACCAGTAGAAAAACCGTCTTCAAGTGAAAGAGAGAACACTGATTCCAAATTGAAGACTAAGAAAACCAAGGTTTTCAAAAGACCCGTTACAGAGATCAAAGTTGAGAAGAAATCTGTTCAATTGGGAGAAATGAAGAAGAAACGGAAGAAGATGGAGATGAGCTCCGAACCCAATAAGGAAGCAGCAACGGTTCAAAAAGAAAAACCTGTTCCCGAACTCACTAAGGAAGCAGCAACGGTTCATAAAGAAAAGCCTGTTCCAGAACCCAATAAGGAAGCAGCAACAGTTCATAATGAAAAGCCTGTTCCCGAAATAGTAATGCAAGACTCGACACAGTCAGGTAATCAAAATC includes:
- the LOC124941669 gene encoding PWWP domain-containing protein 1-like is translated as MALLEGEHLPKADDDREEGMLSKIVSSENVVDNVNVSIGRGNVVGVDINPEKSKEIKVSLKHDVPIQVLDDDSRLPDVVLEQGNLEMKSSMRSENLPQRLSVGELNAKMVESDGSHFDSKISIYDEFSASGPSKALVRTPQFSMGHHYEVGDLVWGKVKSHPWWPGHIYSDTFASPAVRRTKRPGHYLVAFFGDSSYGWFPTEELVPFEPNFDEKSQQTNSRNFVKAVEEAVDEIRRRSGMGLSCRCRNTYNFRPTKFEGYFSVDINGHELGGIYSMNQIEKARDLLQPKKTLDNIKIAAQMPLDVDYHDIRVIHNNAATFAYRRSVYEEFDETYALAFGQKPIHRPPISSDTIAQTDREIRAPLSGPLVIPEAMGKKKSSPKLNKAKETIKDKFLFKRRDEPNEQNTKPNQQMENSNSPPPNTERVSSVQTPVEKPSSSERENTDSKLKTKKTKVFKRPVTEIKVEKKSVQLGEMKKKRKKMEMSSEPNKEAATVQKEKPVPELTKEAATVHKEKPVPEPNKEAATVHNEKPVPEIVMQDSTQSGNQNLKLPELLRSLEGLANDPFYNSDTYSPKTVKDAFLRFRSHVYQKSESPLSVKSESEHPKPLISRPDDPTKGGKKREPSDRLEESSSKRVKKINDLKTAITRPPHAKPAERTKPAERPPRVREPTALVIKFPPHFSLPSSSELKARLSRFGPLDHLGTRVYYTTQTCRVVFLFKSDAMAANNHLSGTSRLFGNVQVMCHLRDMATQMAEPEPNKTLTEDTTSNEPLKSCLKKPPSDEAGDMAKGRSRVKFILGGEETSRNANFPRTGTISSSTAISFSGDFDGNTTTTFINKPVSSLLPPAVSYTLPPPPPLPTISPIPNAPLSQNMQVNVVDVPGSSKKVDIAPQMLGLLAQCSDVVATLRNHFGYIPHHPL